Proteins encoded together in one Meles meles chromosome 7, mMelMel3.1 paternal haplotype, whole genome shotgun sequence window:
- the LOC123947441 gene encoding olfactory receptor 9K2: MGDRGTSNHSEVTDFILVGFRVRPELHILLFLLFLLVYAMILLGNVGMMTVIMSDPRLNTPMYFFLGNLSFIDLFYSSVIAPKAMINFWSESKSISFAGCLIQFFLFALFIVTEGFLLAAMAYDRFIAICNPLLYSVQMSTRLCIQLVAGSYFCGCISSVLQTGMTFTLPFCASRAIDHFYCDTRPLQRISCSDLFIYRMVSFSLSGIIVMPTIIVIIVSYLYIVSTVLKIRSSEGRKKAFSTCSSHLGVVSVLYGAVFFMYLTPDRFPELSKVASLCYTLVTPMLNPLIYSLRNKDVKEVLKKLLEKRNTIV, from the coding sequence ATGGGTGACAGGGGAACAAGCAATCACTCAGAAGTGACTGACTTCATTCTTGTAGGCTTCAGGGTCCGCCCAGAACTCCAcattctcctcttcctgctctttctccttGTGTATGCCATGATTCTTCTAGGGAATGTGGGGATGATGACTGTTATTATGAGTGATCCCCGGCTGAATACACCAATGTATTTCTTCCTAGGCAATCTCTccttcattgatctcttctattcTTCTGTTATTGCACCCAAAGCTATGATCAACTTCTGGTCTGAGAGCAAGTCCATCTCCTTTGCCGGCTGTCTGATCCAgttctttctctttgccttgTTCATTGTGACTGAGGGATTTCTCCTGGCAGCCATGGCTTATGACCGCTTCATTGCCATCTGCAATCCACTCCTCTATTCTGTCCAGATGTCAACTCGTCTCTGCATTCAGTTGGTGGCTGGTTCCTATTTTTGTGGCTGTATCAGCTCAGTTCTTCAAACAGGCATGACATTTACTTTACCCTTTTGTGCTTCCCGGGCCATTGACCACTTTTACTGTGATACTCGTCCACTTCAAAGGATATCTTGTTCTGACCTCTTCATCTATAGGATGGTTTCTTTCTCCTTATCTGGCATCATTGTCATGCCTACCATCATAGTTATTATTGTTTCTTACTTGTATATTGTGTCCACAGTTCTGAAGATACGCTCCTCTGAGGGACGTAAGAAAGCCTTCTCCACTTGCAGCTCTCACTTAGGAGTCGTGAGTGTACTGTATGGTGCCGTCTTTTTTATGTATCTCACTCCAGACAGATTTCCTGAGCTGAGTAAAGTGGCCTCCTTATGTTACACCTTAGTCACTCCCATGTTGAATCCTTTGATTTACTCCCTGAGAAACAAAGATGTCAAAGAAGTGCTAAAGAAACTTCTAGAGAAGAGAAATAcaattgtttga